The following proteins come from a genomic window of Lolium rigidum isolate FL_2022 chromosome 5, APGP_CSIRO_Lrig_0.1, whole genome shotgun sequence:
- the LOC124657155 gene encoding heavy metal-associated isoprenylated plant protein 41-like, whose protein sequence is MARRRRRGSGVKWLKHYSSAQSILVVGDGDFSFSLALATAFGSGGNIVATSLDSYGALIGKYSQAEANVMDLNNMGTKVLHNINAKNMTGHHDLRVRQFDRIVFNFPHAGFKGREEEMRVIKLHTKLVKGFLGNARHLLKPYGEIHISHKMGYPYDAWDIERLASESSLATIEIVSFHKHHYPGYNQKKGDGPRCNQPFPLGACCTYKFCLQYY, encoded by the exons ATGGCGAGGCGGCGAAGGAGGGGGAGCGGGGTGAAATGGCTGAAGCACTACTCCTCTGCGCAAAGCATTCTCGTCGTCGGCGACGGAGACTTCTCCTTCTCGCTGGCCCTCGCCACCGCGTTCGGCTCCGGGGGGAACATCGTCGCCACATCGCTGGACTCCTATG GGGCTCTTATTGGCAAGTATAGCCAAGCAGAGGCAAACGTGATGGACCTGAATAATATGGGGACCAAAGTTCTGCATAATATCAATGCAAAAAATATGACTGGTCACCATGATCTGAGGGTTAGACAGTTTGATCGGATTGTCTTTAATTTTCCTCATGCTGGCTTCAAGGGAAGGGAGGAGGAGATGCGTGTGATCAA ATTGCATACGAAGCTTGTCAAGGGGTTCCTTGGCAATGCGCGACACCTGCTTAAGCCTTATGGTGAAATCCACATCAGCCACAAGATGGGTTATCCTTATGATGCGTGGGATATCGAGCGACTAGCCTCAGAGTCTTCTCTTGCTACGATTGAGATAGTTAGTTTTCATAAACACCACTACCCTGGCTATAACCAGAAGAAAGGAGATGGCCCAAGGTGCAACCAACCTTTCCCTCTAGGTGCCTGCTGCACTTATAAGTTTTGTCTCCAGTACTATTAA